In one window of Chryseobacterium phocaeense DNA:
- a CDS encoding pyridoxal phosphate-dependent aminotransferase, with protein MPNISNRAQHMPASPVRKLVPYALKAKQQGIKVYHLNIGQPDIETPETALNALKNIDLKVLEYALSEGNIEYRKALTEYYHSLGFADLTPDNFIVSNGGSEALNFAISTLCDDGDEVIIPEPYYANYNGFTSTFNVHVVAVPSTIDTGFALPPIEEFEKKITEKTRAIVICNPGNPTGYLYTREELQKLAEIALKYDIVVISDEVYREYVYDGKQQISMLDFPELKENCIIIDSESKRYSMCGVRIGCMVTRSKKIHDAAMLFAQARLSPVLLGQIAATAAHQNDGAYIRSVREEYTHRRNILVDLLNAIPGVICPKPRGAFYCVAELPVDDTEKFAQWLLEKYSHNKETIMVAPAGGFYSDPELGKKQVRIAYVLKEEDLKRSAEILKDALKKYREEFSL; from the coding sequence ATGCCGAATATTTCAAACAGAGCACAGCATATGCCGGCTTCACCGGTAAGAAAACTGGTTCCTTATGCTTTAAAAGCCAAACAGCAGGGAATAAAAGTATATCACCTTAATATCGGGCAACCCGATATTGAAACACCGGAAACCGCTTTAAATGCTTTAAAAAATATTGACCTTAAAGTATTGGAATATGCACTTTCCGAAGGTAATATAGAATACAGAAAGGCTCTTACGGAGTATTATCATAGTTTAGGATTTGCGGACTTAACTCCTGATAACTTCATCGTTAGCAATGGAGGATCCGAAGCTCTGAATTTTGCTATTTCCACTTTATGTGATGACGGCGACGAGGTGATCATCCCTGAACCTTACTATGCCAATTACAATGGCTTTACCAGTACGTTCAATGTGCATGTGGTGGCAGTTCCGTCTACTATTGATACAGGATTTGCCCTTCCTCCGATTGAAGAATTTGAGAAAAAAATCACAGAAAAAACAAGAGCCATTGTAATCTGCAACCCGGGGAATCCTACAGGATACCTTTACACGCGTGAAGAGCTTCAAAAGCTTGCTGAAATTGCTTTAAAATATGACATCGTTGTGATCTCCGATGAAGTATACAGGGAATATGTATATGACGGAAAACAACAGATATCCATGCTGGATTTTCCTGAACTTAAAGAAAACTGCATCATCATTGATTCAGAATCCAAACGTTATTCAATGTGCGGAGTGAGAATCGGATGTATGGTAACCCGTTCTAAAAAGATTCACGATGCAGCTATGCTTTTTGCGCAGGCAAGACTAAGCCCGGTTCTTTTAGGCCAGATTGCTGCAACGGCTGCACACCAGAATGACGGAGCCTACATCAGATCAGTAAGGGAAGAATATACCCACAGAAGAAATATCCTGGTAGATCTTCTGAATGCTATCCCGGGCGTTATCTGCCCTAAACCAAGAGGTGCATTCTATTGTGTAGCAGAGCTTCCGGTAGATGATACTGAGAAATTTGCACAATGGCTTTTAGAAAAATATTCCCACAATAAAGAAACCATCATGGTAGCTCCTGCCGGAGGTTTCTACAGCGATCCTGAATTAGGTAAAAAGCAGGTAAGAATTGCATACGTGCTGAAAGAGGAAGATCTTAAAAGAAGTGCTGAAATCCTGAAAGATGCTTTAAAGAAATACAGAGAAGAATTCAGTCTCTAA
- the murB gene encoding UDP-N-acetylmuramate dehydrogenase: protein MQENFSLQPFNTFGVDVNAKYFTEVETIDELKDAIRYSKEHHLSVLFLGGGSNILLTRDFDGLAIKLSLKGISEEDLNENEVLVTAKAGENWHEFVLYSLEKNYGGLENLSLIPGNVGTSPMQNIGAYGTEIKDIFVSCTVLDLENLEPRIFDLENCHFGYRDSVFKQEGKGKYVILDVSFKLTKKNHHIKTEYGAIKTELENLGITDPTIQDVSKAVIHIRQSKLPDPKEIGNAGSFFKNPTIPLIQFENLKQKFENIPGYPNGDMVKVPAGWLIEQCGWKGKQIGNAASHKLQALVIVNATGKATGKEIFDFSTEIINSVKEKFGVELEREVNII from the coding sequence ATGCAAGAAAATTTTTCCTTACAGCCTTTTAATACATTTGGTGTTGATGTCAACGCAAAATATTTTACTGAAGTAGAGACTATTGACGAACTGAAGGACGCCATCCGTTATTCAAAAGAGCATCATCTTTCCGTTTTATTTTTAGGAGGGGGAAGCAATATCCTGCTGACCAGGGATTTCGACGGACTTGCTATAAAACTAAGCCTGAAAGGAATTTCGGAAGAAGATCTTAACGAAAATGAAGTTCTGGTCACTGCAAAAGCTGGGGAAAACTGGCATGAATTCGTATTGTACAGTCTTGAAAAAAATTATGGCGGTCTCGAAAACCTTTCACTGATTCCCGGAAATGTGGGTACCTCACCGATGCAGAATATCGGGGCTTACGGAACGGAGATCAAGGATATTTTTGTAAGCTGTACCGTTCTGGACCTGGAAAATCTTGAGCCCAGAATCTTCGATCTTGAGAATTGTCATTTTGGGTACAGGGATTCTGTATTCAAGCAGGAAGGAAAAGGCAAATATGTGATTCTGGATGTCAGCTTTAAATTAACAAAGAAGAATCACCACATCAAAACAGAATATGGCGCGATAAAGACTGAACTTGAAAATCTGGGAATTACAGATCCTACCATCCAGGATGTTTCGAAAGCTGTTATTCATATCAGACAGAGCAAGCTGCCGGATCCGAAAGAAATCGGAAATGCAGGAAGTTTTTTTAAAAACCCAACGATTCCTCTCATCCAGTTTGAAAATCTGAAACAAAAATTTGAAAATATTCCAGGTTATCCAAATGGAGACATGGTAAAAGTACCTGCAGGATGGCTGATTGAGCAATGCGGATGGAAAGGAAAACAGATTGGAAATGCAGCTTCTCATAAACTTCAGGCATTGGTTATTGTGAATGCAACCGGAAAAGCTACTGGAAAAGAAATTTTTGATTTTTCCACAGAAATTATCAATTCGGTTAAAGAAAAGTTCGGTGTAGAGCTGGAAAGGGAGGTGAATATTATATAA
- a CDS encoding TonB-dependent receptor, translating into MTRFLYFAFLLLFSTQSLYAQDEKSSVSIKVLNESNKELSGVSVSIDESTVTTDKEGNTNIPLSKGKHTIKISYPEYEDKELTVNITSPQSITINLKPVNKLEEVVIFSKESKGLTTKSIIDRQAMQHLQPSSFTDLMELLPGGLAKFPSLNGVNKATLRENTGGLSGDKYSTSSLGVQFMVDDNIINSNADLQLSVDPKQFLEGPKGRETAYSGVDMRTISTNDIEKVEIIRGIPSASYGDLTSGLIKIERKIGQSPLQARFKADGYSKQYYVSKGFKITDKWQLSASADYLDSKSDPTNEFENFQRITASIRSKKISNLWGRPLEWRSNIDFSTNIDKMKYDPDNGYPSTDKYESTNTRISLTNNFIYQLDKASFFNKLTLNTAIRQGFEKIDQVKLIQLSGPRSFSLATEQGENVGFYPNLRYVANFSTEGRPLDITALFKANGIRKTGGITHNYEAGLDWRYSKNNGKGLQYDMRTPPSASVNIERPRAYDEIPGSNLLSAFIGDQMNYSLDQHKFTLYAGLRMSKNLGIDESFAISKKVFTEPRLNFQYNLPHLMINNYPLKTDITLGYGLFYKQPTLLMLYPNREYWDYTQLNYYHNDEQYRYVNFMTYVQSRENKAIEAAKSIKKEIRLDLSYRNHELFVTYFKEDMNNGFRNMVHTAAHSYKQYDATQVDLSQWTPNGPDLTNVPYELKTNLGEYLVTENGSETLKQGIEFGYTSPRVKAINTRFTFTGAWFKTQYRNSVPFAFKPSVSIGVGPFPYYGIYKNDDGYNNSNINYNLLIDTYLPSLDLIVSASFQGSLYDHRVNDRRIAEPISYYGADGIIHPFTDADRTDIYKQWLVRNVSVTDNLDRLTTFTLTGNIKITKSIYKALKTSLFVNRLFNYSAPYTFNNVKVYRKGLNTPYFGMELNYNF; encoded by the coding sequence ATGACCAGGTTTTTATATTTCGCTTTTCTTCTCCTTTTTTCTACACAGTCCCTGTATGCGCAGGATGAAAAATCTTCAGTAAGCATTAAGGTTTTAAATGAAAGCAACAAAGAGCTAAGCGGAGTTTCTGTTAGTATTGATGAGTCCACAGTCACAACGGATAAAGAAGGAAATACAAATATTCCCCTCTCGAAAGGAAAACATACCATCAAAATTTCGTATCCGGAATATGAGGATAAGGAACTCACAGTAAACATTACTTCCCCTCAGTCTATTACTATTAACCTTAAGCCGGTCAATAAACTGGAAGAGGTTGTTATATTCTCCAAGGAAAGCAAAGGATTAACCACTAAATCCATCATAGACAGACAGGCGATGCAGCATTTGCAGCCGTCAAGTTTTACCGATCTTATGGAACTGCTTCCCGGCGGACTGGCTAAATTCCCTTCTTTAAACGGAGTAAATAAGGCTACTTTAAGAGAAAATACCGGGGGACTTTCGGGGGACAAGTACAGCACCTCATCACTGGGTGTTCAATTTATGGTAGATGACAATATCATCAATTCTAATGCAGATCTGCAGCTTTCAGTAGATCCCAAACAGTTTTTAGAAGGCCCTAAAGGTAGAGAAACCGCTTATTCGGGGGTAGATATGAGAACAATTTCTACAAATGATATTGAAAAAGTAGAGATTATCAGAGGAATTCCCTCAGCATCTTATGGAGACCTTACTTCCGGACTGATCAAAATAGAACGTAAAATAGGACAGTCTCCTTTACAGGCAAGATTCAAGGCGGATGGATACAGCAAACAGTATTACGTAAGCAAAGGATTTAAAATAACGGATAAATGGCAGCTGAGCGCCAGTGCAGATTATCTGGATTCCAAATCTGATCCTACGAATGAATTTGAAAACTTCCAGCGTATCACAGCCTCAATCCGTTCCAAAAAAATATCAAATCTATGGGGCAGACCTTTGGAATGGAGATCTAATATCGATTTTTCGACGAATATTGATAAAATGAAGTATGATCCGGATAACGGATATCCGTCAACGGATAAATATGAATCCACGAATACAAGAATCAGCCTGACCAACAATTTCATTTATCAGCTGGACAAGGCTTCGTTCTTCAACAAACTTACCTTAAATACAGCTATCCGTCAGGGCTTTGAAAAGATTGATCAGGTAAAACTGATCCAGCTCTCCGGGCCTCGCTCATTCTCCTTAGCTACTGAGCAGGGCGAAAATGTAGGATTTTATCCCAACCTCCGGTATGTAGCCAATTTTTCAACAGAAGGAAGACCTCTGGATATCACGGCTTTATTCAAAGCCAATGGAATCAGAAAAACAGGTGGAATTACCCACAACTATGAAGCGGGCCTTGACTGGAGATACTCCAAGAATAACGGAAAAGGTCTCCAATATGATATGAGAACTCCTCCGTCTGCCTCTGTCAATATAGAAAGACCGAGAGCATATGATGAGATTCCGGGATCTAATCTTTTATCTGCTTTTATCGGGGACCAGATGAACTACAGTCTTGATCAGCATAAATTTACTTTATATGCGGGTTTAAGGATGTCTAAAAATTTAGGAATTGATGAATCATTCGCGATCAGTAAAAAAGTTTTCACCGAACCCAGATTGAATTTCCAGTACAATCTTCCGCATCTGATGATCAATAATTATCCTCTGAAGACGGACATTACTTTAGGATATGGTCTTTTCTACAAGCAGCCTACACTTCTGATGCTTTACCCGAATAGGGAATACTGGGATTACACCCAGCTGAATTACTATCATAATGATGAGCAGTACCGCTATGTCAATTTCATGACCTATGTTCAGTCGAGAGAAAATAAGGCTATTGAGGCGGCCAAAAGTATTAAAAAGGAAATCCGTCTTGATCTGAGCTACAGAAACCATGAGCTTTTCGTTACGTATTTTAAAGAAGATATGAATAATGGTTTCCGTAATATGGTTCATACGGCGGCTCATTCTTACAAGCAGTACGATGCTACACAGGTTGATCTCTCCCAATGGACTCCTAACGGGCCGGATCTTACAAACGTACCGTACGAACTAAAAACAAACCTTGGAGAATATCTGGTTACAGAAAACGGAAGTGAAACCTTAAAACAGGGTATTGAATTCGGATATACTTCACCAAGGGTAAAAGCTATTAATACAAGATTTACGTTTACCGGTGCCTGGTTTAAAACCCAGTACAGAAACTCTGTGCCTTTTGCTTTCAAACCGAGTGTATCAATCGGTGTGGGACCATTCCCTTATTACGGAATTTATAAAAATGATGATGGTTATAATAATTCCAACATCAATTACAATTTACTGATTGACACTTATCTTCCAAGCCTGGATCTGATTGTTTCAGCCTCCTTCCAGGGAAGTCTGTATGATCACAGGGTCAATGACAGAAGAATTGCCGAGCCCATTTCCTATTATGGGGCAGATGGCATTATTCACCCTTTTACGGATGCGGACAGAACGGACATCTATAAGCAGTGGCTGGTAAGAAATGTATCCGTAACCGATAATTTAGACAGGTTAACCACTTTTACACTCACTGGAAATATTAAAATAACGAAAAGCATCTATAAAGCCTTAAAGACTTCATTGTTTGTCAACAGGCTTTTTAATTACAGTGCTCCTTATACTTTCAATAATGTAAAAGTGTATAGAAAAGGACTGAACACTCCGTATTTCGGAATGGAATTAAATTATAATTTTTAA
- a CDS encoding DUF4876 domain-containing protein: protein MKKRVLLLSLAAMMTATFTVTSCSSDDDFGVTTAQKGALTLSFSGDNISSYKTLDVELKEVNTGAIIKQTIQNKNIHTFEVPYGSYKITVNGVVISSNDEIGVGASAQTDISTIITNLEIPLILKKFHEDFIIEEVFFTGVKTTDGKNYNSSRYFKLTNNTKKVLYADKLILGQSEFLTTDDKNPTPYSKNLSFAVKAVMVLPGTGTQYPVQPGDFIVIADNAINHTANTSTAYDLHNANFEFPSVNPTLGQVDNPSVPNAKIIYTQMNFNMFFLHDRGFESYIIARFPAGEDENTFLTNFKYDYTYQNSAGGVTAKSAYAIPNSWIIDGVNNSISTKFVHVLTSASIDGGWTSVGTIDKDPTRFGKSVRRKVAGQMENGKNLYMDTNNSSNDFTKDSEPSLKNGIVH, encoded by the coding sequence ATGAAAAAAAGAGTTTTACTATTAAGTTTAGCTGCAATGATGACCGCTACATTTACGGTAACTTCTTGCTCCAGCGATGATGATTTCGGAGTAACCACTGCCCAGAAAGGAGCTTTAACCTTGTCTTTTTCGGGAGATAATATTTCTTCTTACAAAACCCTTGATGTGGAACTGAAAGAAGTGAACACCGGAGCAATCATTAAGCAAACCATACAAAACAAAAACATCCATACTTTTGAGGTTCCTTACGGTTCCTATAAAATTACGGTAAACGGTGTTGTAATTTCCAGCAATGATGAAATTGGCGTAGGTGCATCTGCACAGACTGATATTTCAACAATAATCACTAATCTTGAGATTCCGTTAATATTGAAAAAATTCCATGAGGATTTTATCATTGAAGAAGTATTCTTTACAGGCGTAAAAACCACTGATGGTAAAAACTACAATTCAAGCCGTTACTTCAAATTAACCAACAACACCAAAAAAGTATTGTATGCTGACAAACTTATTCTGGGACAGTCGGAATTTCTCACTACGGATGATAAAAACCCTACTCCATATAGCAAAAACCTTTCATTTGCTGTAAAAGCAGTAATGGTTTTACCGGGAACAGGAACCCAATACCCTGTGCAGCCGGGCGATTTTATCGTTATTGCGGATAATGCCATCAACCATACAGCTAATACAAGTACTGCATATGACCTGCATAATGCCAATTTTGAATTCCCATCTGTAAACCCTACTTTGGGGCAGGTAGACAACCCTTCTGTACCGAATGCAAAGATTATTTATACACAGATGAACTTCAATATGTTCTTCCTTCATGACCGCGGATTTGAAAGTTATATTATCGCACGTTTTCCTGCAGGAGAAGATGAGAATACATTCCTTACAAATTTCAAGTATGATTATACTTACCAGAACAGCGCAGGAGGAGTTACTGCAAAAAGCGCTTATGCTATTCCAAACTCCTGGATAATAGACGGTGTGAACAACAGTATTTCAACAAAGTTCGTACATGTTCTTACTTCAGCCAGTATTGACGGAGGATGGACGTCGGTAGGAACAATAGATAAGGACCCAACCCGCTTCGGAAAGTCGGTAAGACGTAAAGTAGCAGGACAAATGGAAAATGGTAAAAATCTTTATATGGATACCAACAATTCATCCAATGACTTTACCAAAGACTCTGAGCCAAGTCTTAAAAACGGTATTGTACACTAA
- a CDS encoding DUF6850 family outer membrane beta-barrel protein, translating into MRYTKGSFLFLLIGFSLTVKAQDSLSLFKTLNNQYSTERNFKNNFYYNPASMSDYSSVSFSEFSAGYHDNNEKNYRQQLGSGSKGLTVEAKSFQKLKPNRFVWGNASYQNLKINSVKWNETLDYDRIAPYITADSVGGKLNLERYQFAGGYLQKMNRWTLAGQVSYAAQLGYRSRDPRMKSTTSDLKINAGLNYKIFRAYEIGIFGELNKYIQNNSVNFQSLLGRPYVYQMSGFGFSNYLFNGGTSPKNTFEEFTYKGGIQISGNGGQDFYLQASAGTGNNLKSYNDGSNNFFDISDLKNENFEIEGAKFFTIHEKHRLGLLVNYRALRNTGSEYGYSLNTVALTQIFKRESFRRENYETTIKGFYQYTKDNFSVTAVPFFGREEIKERRVFPDAGQKFVYSYFGINADVKQQINERQLITFQPYFSTRSVNKSINALATTPNAGVNAWILQDFNFQASDITIFGASVRYDFKLDKLPAFFVSAQYQSQKIQEKNNNFAGGSIGITF; encoded by the coding sequence ATGCGATATACAAAAGGATCTTTCTTATTCCTGTTGATCGGGTTTTCATTAACGGTAAAAGCTCAGGACAGTCTGAGTCTTTTTAAAACCCTGAATAATCAATACAGCACAGAAAGAAATTTTAAAAATAATTTTTACTATAATCCGGCATCAATGTCGGATTATAGTTCTGTTTCCTTCTCGGAATTCAGTGCCGGATATCATGATAACAATGAAAAAAATTACAGGCAGCAATTAGGAAGCGGCAGCAAAGGCTTAACTGTAGAAGCAAAATCTTTTCAAAAGCTGAAACCCAACCGCTTTGTCTGGGGAAATGCAAGCTATCAGAATTTAAAAATCAATTCCGTGAAATGGAATGAAACTTTAGATTACGACCGTATTGCACCTTACATCACAGCAGATTCCGTAGGAGGAAAATTAAACCTTGAACGCTATCAGTTTGCCGGTGGCTATCTCCAAAAGATGAACCGCTGGACCCTTGCCGGACAGGTAAGTTATGCCGCACAGCTTGGTTACCGTTCAAGAGATCCGAGAATGAAAAGTACAACTTCTGATCTGAAGATCAATGCCGGACTGAACTATAAAATTTTCAGAGCATACGAAATAGGTATTTTCGGTGAATTGAATAAATACATCCAGAACAATTCAGTAAACTTCCAGAGTTTATTGGGAAGACCTTATGTTTATCAGATGTCAGGCTTCGGTTTTTCCAACTATCTCTTCAATGGAGGAACATCACCCAAAAACACATTTGAAGAATTTACTTACAAGGGAGGAATACAGATTTCCGGAAACGGAGGACAGGATTTTTACCTTCAGGCGTCCGCAGGAACAGGTAACAATCTGAAAAGCTATAATGACGGTTCCAATAATTTCTTTGATATTTCTGATCTGAAGAATGAAAACTTTGAAATAGAAGGAGCCAAATTCTTCACCATTCATGAAAAACACAGGTTAGGTTTACTAGTGAATTACAGAGCCTTGAGAAATACCGGTTCCGAATATGGTTATTCTCTGAATACCGTAGCTTTAACCCAAATTTTTAAAAGAGAATCCTTCCGCCGGGAAAATTACGAAACTACTATAAAGGGCTTCTATCAGTACACTAAAGACAATTTTTCAGTTACGGCAGTTCCTTTTTTTGGTCGTGAAGAAATCAAAGAAAGAAGAGTATTCCCGGATGCCGGACAAAAATTTGTGTACTCTTATTTCGGGATTAATGCAGATGTAAAACAGCAGATCAACGAGCGTCAGCTAATAACCTTTCAGCCTTATTTTTCTACAAGAAGCGTAAATAAATCCATCAATGCACTGGCGACTACACCAAACGCCGGAGTAAATGCATGGATTCTTCAGGATTTCAATTTCCAGGCAAGTGATATCACCATATTCGGAGCATCTGTACGATATGATTTTAA